The proteins below come from a single Bacteroidales bacterium genomic window:
- a CDS encoding phytoene desaturase: GENIEKHIVFKRAYSHSDFIADYNAFKGNAYGLANTLLQTAFLKPSVKNSKVQNLVYAGQLTVPGPGVPPAIISGQIASKLIVELEK, translated from the coding sequence GGCGAAAACATCGAAAAACACATTGTTTTCAAACGGGCCTATTCACACTCCGACTTTATCGCCGATTACAATGCTTTCAAAGGAAATGCTTACGGATTGGCCAATACGCTGCTCCAGACTGCTTTTCTGAAACCCTCGGTGAAAAATTCAAAGGTACAAAATCTGGTTTATGCCGGCCAATTAACCGTTCCGGGTCCTGGCGTGCCGCCGGCAATCATCTCCGGACAAATTGCTTCAAAACTGATTGTTGAATTGGAAAAATAA